A window of the Lactobacillus gasseri ATCC 33323 = JCM 1131 genome harbors these coding sequences:
- the rpoC gene encoding DNA-directed RNA polymerase subunit beta', which produces MIDVNKFESMQIGLASPNKIRSWSYGEVKKPETINYRTLKPEKDGLFDERIFGPTKDWSCACGKYKGIRYRGIVCDRCGVEVTSAKVRRERMGHIELAAPVSHIWYFKGIPSRMGLVLDISPRALEEVIYFAAYIVIDAGDTDLEDKQLLTEAEYREKKAKFGNRFEAKMGAEAVKELLEQVDIDKEVHDLKEELKTATGQKRTRAIRRLDILDAFKNSGNKPSWMVMDCIPVIPPDLRPMVQLDGGRFATSDLNDLYRRVINRNNRLKRLLDLNAPRIIVQNEKRMLQEAVDALIDNGRRGRPVVGPGNRPLKSLSHMLKGKQGRFRQNLLGKRVDYSGRSVIDVSPKLKFYQCGVPRPMALELFKPFVMHELVKRGLASNIKNAKRKIDREDDDIWDILEDVIKERPVLLNRAPTLHRLGIQAFEPVLVPGKSIRLHPLACEAYNADFDGDQMAIHVPLSDEAVAESRLLMLAAHHILAPKDGKPIVTPSQDIVLGNYWLTQAERGREGEGMIFDSPAEAAIAYANGDIHYHTRIGLAADSMPEKPWPKGYEHGIFVTTYGKLVFNQIFPKDFFYINDPTQENLTHPVDERYFLQPGEDIHEKLDNMKLGKAFKKGFLSDSIAQIYKDYKVQRTSDFLDDLKELGYTVCTTSGLTIGVEDIPTITDKDDIVAEARKKVDVVSKQYRRGLITDEERHDRVISIWNNCKDIVQNEIAQIHAPRNPITIMADSGARGNISNFTQLAGMRGLMAAPNGGMMEIPVTSNFREGLSVLEMFMSTHGARKGMTDTALKTANSGYLTRRLVDVAQDVIIREEDCGTDRGLTVHAITEGDEMIEPLFDRLVGRYTSKSVYDPETHEVICPADVLMDEDMAHKIVDAGVTEVTIRSVFTCNTQHGVCKKCYGMNLATGDDVEVGEAVGTVAAQSIGEPGTQLTMRNFHNGGVAGAADITQGLPRVQELFEARNPKGRATISEVTGEITSIEEDPAEHTRQITVKGQTDTRTYDVPYTASVAVAEGDHVVRGDKLTLGSIDPKELIRVRDALTTEKYILSEIQKAYRMQGVEIADKHVEVMARQMLQKVRILDPGETDILPGELMDIGEFKARNREVIISGGIPATAQSVILGITKAALETNSFLSAASFQETTRVLTDASIRGKNDPLLGLKENVIIGKIIPAGTGMPVYREMEPKVDVPEDEKKKSVYSIADIEKKLAAADAEKDKGSAD; this is translated from the coding sequence TTGATCGACGTAAATAAGTTTGAAAGTATGCAAATTGGTTTGGCTTCTCCAAACAAGATCAGAAGTTGGTCTTATGGCGAAGTTAAAAAGCCAGAAACTATCAACTATCGTACTTTGAAACCAGAAAAAGATGGTTTGTTCGATGAAAGAATTTTCGGACCAACTAAGGACTGGTCTTGTGCTTGTGGTAAGTACAAGGGTATTCGCTATCGCGGTATTGTGTGTGACCGGTGTGGTGTAGAAGTTACTTCTGCTAAAGTTAGAAGAGAACGTATGGGCCACATCGAATTAGCTGCACCAGTTTCACATATCTGGTATTTCAAAGGTATTCCATCTCGTATGGGATTAGTGTTAGATATTTCACCTCGTGCACTTGAAGAAGTAATATATTTTGCTGCTTATATTGTAATTGACGCAGGTGATACTGATCTTGAAGATAAACAACTTCTTACAGAAGCTGAATATCGTGAAAAGAAAGCAAAATTCGGTAACCGTTTTGAAGCTAAGATGGGTGCTGAAGCTGTAAAGGAACTTCTTGAACAAGTAGATATTGACAAAGAAGTTCATGATTTAAAAGAAGAATTAAAGACTGCTACTGGTCAAAAGAGAACTCGTGCTATCAGAAGATTAGATATCTTAGATGCATTTAAGAATTCAGGTAATAAGCCTTCATGGATGGTTATGGATTGTATTCCAGTTATTCCGCCTGATTTAAGACCAATGGTTCAACTTGATGGTGGTCGTTTCGCAACTTCTGATTTGAATGATTTATATAGACGTGTAATTAATCGTAATAATCGTTTAAAGAGATTGTTAGACTTAAATGCACCTAGAATTATCGTTCAAAATGAAAAACGTATGCTTCAAGAAGCTGTAGATGCATTAATTGATAACGGTAGACGTGGTCGTCCAGTTGTAGGACCAGGTAACCGTCCACTTAAATCTCTTTCTCATATGTTAAAGGGTAAGCAAGGACGTTTCCGTCAAAACTTGCTTGGTAAGCGTGTCGACTACTCAGGTCGTTCAGTTATCGATGTTTCACCTAAGTTGAAGTTTTATCAATGTGGTGTTCCACGTCCAATGGCTTTAGAGTTGTTTAAGCCATTTGTGATGCATGAATTAGTAAAACGTGGTTTAGCATCTAACATTAAGAATGCTAAGCGCAAGATTGATCGTGAAGATGACGATATCTGGGACATCTTAGAAGATGTAATTAAAGAAAGACCAGTTCTTTTGAACCGTGCACCTACTCTTCACCGTTTAGGTATCCAAGCATTCGAGCCAGTTTTGGTACCTGGTAAATCAATTCGTCTTCACCCTCTTGCTTGTGAAGCCTATAACGCCGACTTCGATGGTGACCAGATGGCCATTCACGTTCCATTATCTGATGAAGCTGTAGCAGAATCACGTTTGCTTATGCTTGCTGCTCACCATATCTTGGCTCCTAAGGATGGTAAGCCAATTGTTACTCCTTCTCAGGATATTGTTTTAGGTAATTACTGGTTAACTCAAGCAGAACGTGGTCGCGAAGGCGAGGGTATGATTTTTGACTCACCAGCTGAAGCAGCTATTGCATATGCAAATGGTGATATTCACTACCATACTCGCATTGGTTTAGCAGCTGATTCAATGCCTGAAAAGCCATGGCCAAAGGGATATGAACACGGAATTTTTGTAACTACCTATGGTAAGTTAGTCTTCAACCAAATTTTCCCTAAGGATTTCTTCTATATTAATGATCCTACTCAAGAAAATCTTACCCATCCCGTAGATGAAAGATATTTCTTGCAACCAGGTGAAGATATCCATGAAAAGCTAGATAATATGAAACTTGGAAAGGCCTTTAAGAAAGGTTTCTTATCAGATTCTATTGCTCAAATTTACAAGGATTATAAGGTTCAAAGAACTTCTGATTTCTTGGATGACTTGAAGGAATTAGGCTACACTGTATGTACTACTTCTGGTTTGACTATTGGTGTTGAAGATATTCCTACAATTACTGATAAGGACGATATTGTGGCAGAAGCTCGTAAGAAGGTTGACGTGGTTTCTAAGCAATATCGTCGTGGTTTGATTACTGATGAAGAACGACATGATCGAGTGATTAGCATTTGGAATAATTGTAAAGATATTGTTCAAAATGAAATTGCTCAAATTCATGCTCCAAGAAACCCAATCACAATCATGGCAGATTCCGGTGCTCGTGGTAACATTTCTAACTTTACCCAGCTTGCTGGTATGCGTGGCTTGATGGCTGCTCCTAACGGAGGAATGATGGAAATTCCTGTTACATCAAACTTCCGTGAAGGATTATCCGTTTTGGAAATGTTCATGTCCACTCACGGTGCTCGTAAAGGTATGACCGATACCGCGTTGAAGACTGCTAACTCAGGTTACTTAACTCGTCGTTTGGTAGACGTAGCTCAAGACGTTATTATTCGTGAAGAAGATTGTGGTACTGATCGTGGCTTGACTGTTCATGCAATTACTGAAGGCGATGAAATGATTGAACCATTATTTGATCGTCTAGTAGGCCGCTATACTTCTAAGAGTGTCTATGATCCAGAAACTCATGAAGTTATCTGCCCAGCAGATGTCTTGATGGATGAAGATATGGCTCATAAGATTGTTGATGCTGGCGTCACTGAAGTAACTATTCGCTCCGTGTTTACTTGCAACACTCAACACGGTGTATGTAAGAAATGTTATGGTATGAACCTTGCTACTGGTGACGATGTTGAAGTTGGTGAAGCAGTAGGTACTGTTGCTGCTCAATCTATCGGTGAACCTGGTACTCAGTTAACTATGCGTAACTTCCACAACGGTGGTGTTGCTGGTGCTGCAGATATTACTCAAGGTTTACCTCGTGTTCAAGAATTGTTTGAAGCTCGTAACCCTAAGGGACGTGCAACAATTTCTGAAGTAACTGGTGAAATAACTTCAATTGAAGAAGATCCAGCAGAACACACTCGTCAAATTACTGTAAAAGGTCAAACAGATACTCGTACTTATGATGTACCATATACTGCATCTGTAGCAGTTGCTGAAGGTGACCATGTTGTACGTGGAGATAAATTGACTCTTGGTTCTATCGATCCTAAAGAATTGATTCGTGTACGTGATGCATTGACTACTGAAAAATACATTCTAAGTGAAATTCAAAAAGCTTATAGAATGCAGGGTGTAGAAATTGCTGATAAACACGTTGAAGTTATGGCACGTCAAATGCTTCAAAAGGTTCGTATTCTTGATCCAGGTGAAACTGATATCTTACCAGGTGAATTGATGGATATTGGTGAATTTAAGGCAAGAAACCGTGAAGTAATTATTTCTGGTGGTATTCCTGCAACAGCACAAAGTGTAATTCTTGGTATTACCAAGGCCGCTCTTGAAACTAACAGTTTCTTGTCTGCAGCTTCATTCCAGGAAACTACTCGTGTTCTTACTGATGCTTCTATTCGTGGAAAGAACGATCCATTACTTGGTCTTAAGGAAAATGTTATTATCGGTAAGATTATTCCTGCCGGTACTGGTATGCCTGTTTACCGTGAAATGGAACCTAAGGTTGACGTTCCTGAAGATGAAAAGAAAAAGTCAGTTTATTCTATAGCTGATATTGAGAAGAAATTAGCCGCAGCTGATGCAGAGAAAGATAAAGGCTCAGCTGACTAA
- a CDS encoding prepilin peptidase encodes MSNSFIYIFNFVIGSIIGSHLLVIVQRFETENFITDKSHCDNCQIPLTLLNQIPIFSFLRYQGKCFFCHAYIPIETFYCEILGGLAFMPLNPLANQTSYFFIIFIFLISIFDYIDQSFPVQILIPLIAIVVFKIPYSTSNYTTIEWILISFVILIFLIMNLKKKFGYGDTIIFIILIFYYNFYIAEYLFLLSSIFLIITHLITQNQKQYPFIPFIFLSIIFYNFI; translated from the coding sequence ATGTCAAACTCATTTATTTATATATTTAATTTTGTAATTGGTAGTATCATTGGTTCCCATCTACTAGTAATTGTTCAGCGATTTGAGACGGAGAACTTTATAACAGATAAATCTCATTGTGATAACTGCCAAATTCCGCTTACGCTTCTCAACCAAATACCTATTTTTTCTTTTCTAAGATATCAAGGGAAATGTTTCTTCTGTCACGCTTATATTCCTATTGAAACTTTTTATTGTGAAATTTTAGGTGGCCTAGCTTTCATGCCTTTAAATCCGCTTGCTAACCAAACTTCATACTTTTTCATCATTTTTATTTTTTTAATTAGTATTTTCGATTACATTGATCAATCTTTTCCAGTTCAAATCCTTATTCCACTTATTGCGATTGTAGTATTTAAAATTCCTTACTCTACTTCTAATTACACTACAATCGAATGGATTTTAATTTCTTTTGTTATATTGATCTTCTTAATAATGAATTTGAAAAAGAAATTTGGCTATGGCGATACAATAATTTTTATTATTCTTATCTTTTATTATAATTTCTACATTGCTGAGTATCTTTTCTTATTATCATCCATTTTTCTGATAATCACTCACTTAATTACTCAGAACCAAAAACAATATCCTTTTATACCTTTTATATTCCTGAGCATTATTTTTTATAATTTTATATAA
- the rpsL gene encoding 30S ribosomal protein S12: MPTINQLVRKGRHSKTTKSDSPALNYAYNSMKKKMNYNPAPQMRGVATRVGTMTPKKPNSALRKYARVRLSNLIEVTAYIPGIGHNLQEHSVVLIRGGRVKDLPGVRYHIIRGALDTAGVDGRKQGRSKYGAKKG; the protein is encoded by the coding sequence ATGCCAACAATTAACCAATTGGTTAGAAAAGGCCGTCACTCAAAGACGACTAAATCTGATTCACCAGCTTTAAACTATGCTTACAACAGCATGAAGAAAAAGATGAACTACAACCCAGCACCTCAAATGCGTGGTGTTGCAACTCGTGTAGGTACTATGACACCTAAGAAGCCTAACTCAGCTTTACGTAAGTACGCTCGTGTTCGTCTTTCAAACTTAATCGAAGTTACTGCTTACATTCCTGGTATTGGTCATAACTTGCAAGAACACTCCGTTGTTTTAATTCGTGGTGGTCGTGTAAAGGACCTTCCTGGTGTTCGTTACCACATCATTCGTGGTGCTTTGGATACTGCAGGTGTTGATGGTAGAAAACAAGGCCGTTCTAAGTACGGTGCTAAGAAAGGTTAA
- the rpsG gene encoding 30S ribosomal protein S7, whose translation MPRKGNVAKRDVLADPVYNSKLVTKLINHLMIDGKKAKASSILYDAFGIIQDKTGKEPVEVFEEAMNNVMPVLEVKARRIGGSNYQIPVEVRPERRTTLGLRWLVSYARLRNEHTMDERLANEIMDAANNTGSAVKKREDVHRMAEANRAFAHYRF comes from the coding sequence ATGCCTAGAAAAGGTAATGTTGCTAAGAGAGATGTTTTAGCAGATCCAGTTTATAACTCTAAATTGGTTACTAAATTAATTAACCACTTAATGATTGATGGTAAGAAGGCAAAGGCATCTTCAATTCTTTACGATGCTTTTGGTATTATTCAAGATAAGACTGGTAAAGAACCAGTTGAAGTTTTTGAAGAAGCAATGAACAATGTTATGCCAGTTTTGGAAGTTAAAGCTCGCCGTATCGGTGGTTCTAACTACCAAATCCCAGTTGAAGTTCGCCCAGAAAGAAGAACTACTCTTGGCTTAAGATGGCTTGTTTCTTACGCTCGTTTACGTAATGAACATACTATGGATGAACGTCTTGCAAACGAAATTATGGATGCTGCTAACAATACTGGTTCAGCAGTTAAGAAACGTGAAGACGTCCACAGAATGGCAGAAGCAAACCGTGCATTTGCTCACTACCGCTTCTAA
- the fusA gene encoding elongation factor G, producing the protein MANKREFPLDKTRNIGIMAHIDAGKTTTTERILYYTGKIHKIGETHEGDSQMDWMDEEKERGITITSAATTAQWKDYRINIIDTPGHVDFTIEVERSLRVLDGAVTVLDAQAGVEPQTENVWRQAETYGVPRIVFVNKMDKIGADFDKSVKSLHERLNANAHAVQMPIGSADTFEGVIDLINMVADVYDEDKLGSKWDTIPVPDEYKEEALKRRNELIEAVADVDDGIMDKYLGGEEISNDELKAAIRKATLNLEFFPVYAGSAFKNKGVQMMLDGVIDYLPSPLDVKPYVAHDPKTGDEVELMADDKKPFAALAFKIATDPFVGRLTFIRVYTGSLQSGSYVLNASKNARERVGRLLQMHANSRTEIPEVFSGDIAGAIGLKNTTTGDSLTDPDHPLILESLQVPDPVIQVSVEPKSKADRDKMDVALQKLTEEDPTFRAETNPETGQTLISGMGELHLDIMVERMKREFNVEATIGEPQVAYRETFTKEAKAQGKFVRQSGGKGQYGDVWIDFTPNEEGKGYEFEDAIVGGVVPREFIPSVDQGLQEAMKNGVLAGYPLIDVKAKLYDGSYHEVDSSEAAFKVAASLALRNAAAKAGAVILEPIMKVQVTTPEEYLGDVMGSITARRGSMEGMEDRAGAKVINSFVPLSEMFGYATTLRSSTQGRGTFTMVFDHYSPTPKSIQAEIIKKRGGEDAE; encoded by the coding sequence ATGGCTAACAAACGTGAATTCCCTTTGGATAAGACACGTAACATTGGTATCATGGCTCACATCGATGCCGGTAAAACTACTACTACTGAACGTATTTTGTACTACACTGGTAAGATCCACAAAATTGGTGAAACTCACGAAGGTGACTCACAAATGGACTGGATGGATGAAGAAAAGGAACGTGGTATCACTATTACTTCCGCAGCTACTACTGCTCAATGGAAGGATTACCGTATTAACATTATTGATACCCCAGGACACGTTGACTTTACTATCGAAGTAGAACGTTCTCTTCGTGTTCTTGATGGTGCGGTAACTGTTCTTGATGCTCAAGCTGGTGTTGAACCACAAACTGAAAATGTTTGGCGTCAAGCTGAAACTTACGGCGTTCCTCGTATTGTTTTCGTTAACAAGATGGACAAGATTGGTGCTGACTTTGACAAATCTGTTAAGTCATTGCATGAACGCTTAAACGCAAACGCACATGCCGTTCAAATGCCTATTGGTTCAGCAGATACCTTTGAAGGTGTTATTGACTTGATCAATATGGTAGCTGACGTTTACGATGAAGATAAACTTGGTTCAAAGTGGGATACTATTCCTGTTCCTGATGAATACAAGGAAGAAGCTTTAAAGCGTCGTAACGAATTAATTGAAGCTGTTGCTGATGTTGATGACGGTATTATGGACAAGTACCTTGGTGGTGAAGAAATTTCTAATGATGAATTAAAAGCAGCTATTCGTAAAGCTACTTTGAATTTGGAATTCTTCCCAGTTTATGCTGGTTCAGCATTTAAGAACAAGGGTGTTCAAATGATGCTTGATGGTGTTATTGATTACTTACCATCACCACTTGACGTAAAACCTTACGTTGCTCATGATCCTAAGACTGGTGACGAAGTTGAACTTATGGCTGACGATAAGAAACCATTTGCAGCTTTAGCATTTAAGATTGCAACAGATCCATTTGTTGGTCGTTTAACTTTTATCCGTGTTTACACTGGTTCACTTCAATCTGGTTCTTACGTATTGAACGCATCAAAGAATGCTCGTGAACGTGTTGGACGTTTACTTCAAATGCACGCTAACTCAAGAACTGAAATTCCTGAAGTATTCTCAGGTGATATTGCTGGTGCGATTGGTTTGAAGAACACTACTACTGGTGATTCTTTAACTGATCCAGATCACCCACTTATTTTGGAAAGTTTACAAGTTCCAGATCCAGTTATTCAAGTATCTGTTGAACCTAAGTCAAAAGCTGACCGTGATAAGATGGATGTCGCTTTACAAAAGCTTACTGAAGAAGACCCAACCTTCCGTGCTGAAACTAACCCAGAAACTGGTCAAACTTTGATTTCAGGTATGGGTGAATTACACTTAGACATCATGGTTGAACGTATGAAACGTGAATTTAACGTTGAAGCAACTATTGGTGAACCTCAAGTTGCTTACCGTGAAACCTTCACTAAGGAAGCTAAGGCACAAGGTAAGTTCGTTCGTCAATCTGGTGGTAAAGGTCAATATGGTGATGTTTGGATTGACTTTACTCCAAACGAAGAAGGAAAGGGTTACGAATTCGAAGACGCTATCGTCGGTGGTGTTGTTCCTCGTGAATTTATTCCTTCAGTTGACCAAGGTTTACAAGAAGCTATGAAGAATGGTGTTCTTGCAGGCTACCCATTAATTGATGTTAAGGCTAAGTTGTACGATGGTAGTTACCACGAAGTCGACTCATCAGAAGCTGCCTTCAAGGTTGCTGCTTCTCTTGCTTTGAGAAATGCTGCTGCTAAGGCTGGTGCCGTTATCCTTGAACCTATCATGAAGGTTCAAGTAACCACTCCAGAAGAATACTTAGGTGATGTAATGGGATCAATTACAGCACGTCGTGGTTCTATGGAAGGTATGGAAGATAGAGCAGGTGCTAAGGTAATCAACTCATTTGTTCCACTTTCAGAAATGTTTGGTTACGCAACTACTTTGCGTTCATCAACTCAAGGTCGTGGTACATTTACAATGGTATTTGACCACTACTCACCAACTCCTAAATCTATTCAAGCTGAAATCATCAAAAAACGTGGTGGAGAAGACGCTGAATAA